From Falco naumanni isolate bFalNau1 chromosome 4, bFalNau1.pat, whole genome shotgun sequence:
TATGCAAGCAGGGCCTGGGTGGTATCGGCCATACCTAGCTCTTACTGCTGTCAAGAGACCCAGTGCTCAGAGCACACCGGGAGCCTAATCTAACCGTTGATCTCGATTGCATTACTTGCACCTAAGAGGGGGGAAAGCCTGGGGGAAGCTGTTGGGGAGCGCAAGTCTGTGCCGGCATACGCAGCCTGGAGGTACAACACTGTCGTCTCGCTGGAGAAGGATGCAAGAAATGATTCTCCTGCCCCGTGACTGTGCCGTCTCCTGAATGTAGGCGATACCGAAGCCCGGTGAGCTTTGGTGGCTGCCCAGGTGGTTATGGATAGGGAGCTGCAGATACTCGCGTGCACCGTCGAGTCCGCCCCATCGGCGTGTCTTTGCCTCCCGTCTCGCTGGTGGTCAGTTGGTGCTTCGGGGGCCGAGCTGTAAGATCACTTTCTTGCCTCTGTTAGATCAAGCCCAGCACcctctttttttgctgttactcCCTTCCTCTCATTGAGTCCCGTGTATCCCAGGGTCTGTGCGCATGTGAAACTCCCTTTTCCTAGTCAAAGGAAAGTAGAGTAGAAAGTAGAGCCAATATTGACTGAAAATGCACAGTGCTCAATGCATATAATGCTCCTTTTTTATCAGCTTCTTGAATTCAACTCTTCTTGTCAGCAGGGCAGCTCctattttaattctttgatcttttcctgaaataaaaatctcaaaaccAGTATGTGCTTCAGACCTTCTCAGTCCTAACAGCTTTTGTATTTAAAGCACACAATTCAGCACCGTGAGACCGATGAACAGATGCAAACTAGAAGTGAGTTGAGGGAGCTGGTAGCACTAGGTGCAGCACGCGGCCAGCCGAGCAGAGGCTGTCTTTCTAGAAGCAGCCTACGCTGccttgcagcagggcagcccaggCATGGTGGCTTCGTCCCAGGCTCAGTTTCAAGATGCCACCTGTAAAGACCCCCGGTCCTGCCTCCCCGATCGCCCTGGCCGGGAGCAGGGCTGAAGCAGCATCTGGCACGTTGGCGTCCCAGCCCCGTTCAGCTGCCGATCAACCTACATCGCATCGGGCTGGGCTCCTCGAGGTGCGCCCCAGCCTTAACGTGGAGCAATTCCTCTTGTCTTTTGGGTGCGTAACACGAGGttggagcaggcagctctgtcTGCTTTCATGGCCGGTGTCGGGTCTGTTAGGCGGGCGGTACAAGCGCAGCCCTCAGAGCGaaccctgctgcagccacagggatGGTGACAGCCACCTCCAATCCTGCCAGGTTGGCCCGTGGCAGTGCCGGAGAGGTCACCCTCATCCTGCCCCTCAGAGCAGCCAATTTGTGTTTCAGCCACCAGACCCTCAGCCGGAGATGGCGTTATCTAAGCGCAGCGTGGATCAGGCTCTCATCCAGCTTGTGTGGCCTGGCCACGGCCAAGGGATCGGCTTGACACATCCCGGGGCACGCGTGGCCGCACTCGGGTCCCACCCGTAGGAGCCCTGCTTGTCCCCAGCCGAGACGCCTGTGCcatgcagcaggcagagcccgTACGGGGATGCTCTGCCACTGCGATCCTCTGTCATCTGTGCCTGGGTGTACTTGGAAGTCCTGGAGATAGGAGCAGGGTAGGAAAGATGCTCAGCCGCTTGGATACAAAGACTTCTCCCTGATCAGCAGACACGTGCCCTCTAAGACGTTTTGACGTGCAGCCGCTTGTCCTAGTCCGAGCATACCATAGCGCTTTCTGTGATCTGAGCGCTGGAGCACCCGGGAGCCTTCCCAGCCACGACCCACCTGGACCGCCTCTCTGATCAGCCatcagcagctcccaggagTCTCCGTGCTGCTGCTTGCGTTGCGTTTGCTTCGACCCATCAGCCGGCAACCGCCTTAGTCCTGCTTCCCACCCCACTGTGGAGGAACCTGGCCTGTGTGCCCAGAGCTGCTTGCCGTCAGCCTCTCCCCTGCCTGATGGGAGTCCAGACTGGGGAGCCCCCATGTGGAAATGGTCACCTTAGTGCTGGCCTGGGACTGTGGAAATAACAGCTCTCCCCACGCTGAGCGAGCTGATGGCCAGCAGAAACGGAGAGTGGTGGCGATAAACCCCAGGTACGTTGGGCATGGTTAGCAATTGCTCTTTATAGCTGTGATGTGGCGTCCTGCTTCACTTCCAGCCGAGGAGATCCAGACGCAGCTCTCCCTGGTTGATGCCCTTCCCAGATTCAGCCTTTTCCAGGTCAAGTGCACATGTGTTGTGCTTTGAAGTCCACTTCTGGAAGAAGAAGGTCCTTTGTCACTAGTGGTGTGTGGGGTTTCTCTCTCCCTGGCAGCATCTTTGAACTGGGACGTCTGGGTCTCTGGTGTAACCTCACAGTTGGGTGAGGCGTGCACGTTCAGGTCCCCAtgcccacagcagctgtgaacGTAACACTTCGAGCAGTTAAGGACAGTGTTTAAGTTAAAGCAGGGACACCAGTGCCCACCAAGCAGAGCCGATTGCAGGACCCGTGGAGATGTCAGTGCTGTGGCCCAGGTTCATCCACATTCAGGCTGTTACTGGGGTGGGAAGGTGATGCCACCCACTGTGGTTTGGGTAGTGTGTGCACCTTCTGGCTGTGTCAGGAGATGTCACCTGGCCAGGTACCTGGCTTGGTCACATCCCAAGTCATCTGCTCAGCTCTCGGCAGGGATAAAGTTCACACTTCATCCCTGGCCGCTCCGGCTCCATGGTGGGCTCTGTGCCCTGGCAGCTGTGACCTGGCAGAGGCCCTGGGCCACAGCGCTAGGATGGTGTGTCAGCCTGGTCATTTCATTGCTCTTCCCTTACAAGATGTCACTGTCTCCAGAAGgacaccctcctcctcctcttctctcaAGATATATGGTGGGCCTTCATCCTTTTTAGCCAACCAAGCAGAACTTGCGCTGGTCTCCTTGCCTTGTGGACCCTGACCTTTCTTACACCCCCTAGCAAATCCTGCTTTATCTTTGCATGCTTCATTTGCCCAGAACTCCTTTCGAGCATGAAGACTAGCAGTTCTGTACCTTGCTACTTCCAATAGCACATCGGTGGTGCGGAGGGTGCAGGATGGACCCTTTCGGATACAGCACTGAGCGTCCTGGGGCTCCCCACAGAGGGGTTTTCTCTGCTCTACGCGTGCTTATACCAAGAAGTCCTCTCGTGCAGCTTGGTGTCCTGCCTGGCACTACGGTGTTGAGCCTAGTGAGTAAGAGCTGCTTGGTTTCTTCGCCAGTGCTCCTGCTCCGAGCCTCACTGCTCCGCGTAGAGAAgtgggggggggagtgggggacgcACGCGGAGCAGTCAGTGGGGATTGTCCCCAGCTTCTGACTCGGCATTTGTAAATACAtttatgtggggttttttggtttttctagAAGGCGTGAGGATGGGTGCAAGGTCACTGCAGTGTGTCGGCCAAGGTGGCAGCGCTTCGGTGGTGGATAGtgcaggaaggcagaagaaGGTGTGATAGAAACGCAGTGGCACAGGGAgctgtgcagagcacagggtGCTGGCAGCGAGGGGGGTCTGGAGATCTCTGCTTGTGCTGGCCCCAAATCTCCCTGTGaagagaggctgtggggagTGCTCTTCTTTAGACACATATGAAAACACACTGATGCTTAGAGGGGGGAAGGGTCACCCAGGAACACCTGTGTACTGCTCCTTTCCTGTAGAGGTGCCCGTACACTGAGCGAGGGATCGTGCATCACTTCTGGGCCACTCGTGTCAATTCTTCACCCAGGGCAACACACGCGCTGTCCTGCGTCTCCCCGGTGAGGCACTGCCAGGGGGTCCGGCGccagcaggagcacagctggattttcttctcctctctttcttccaGTCTGTACCTTACTGCACAGAACGTGTCGGTCTTTGCATCAGCCCCTTTTCCGGGGTTCCCTGAAACATCTGTGAAAGGATTTGAAAGGAGGTTTGCTAGGAGTTGCGTATGAGCAGGATCAGCGCCAGGGGATCAGCTGCTCAGAGGTTTGCTGTGGGGGAGCTTTTATTTAATACGTGTTGGCCAGCTTCTCTGGACCTTCAGAtagctgagaaaagcaaaacaggttTGCTGGGAAAAAACCCTGGCACTAACAGGAGGTGTAGCAGGAATAAAAGGTGTTGGATGGCAGGACAGAGGAACATGGTATGGAGGGACTGGGGGGGGACTGGCCACCATTGTCATGGCCACTGTTGTCATGGGTTTGGCAATGTTTAATAAGCCAAATAATTAACCTTATTGCTGAACTTCATGGGTTTAAAATACTTACGGCTAAGCAAAGGGGGCTTTCATGAGCatagtggtggtggtggtctcATATGCTGTAGCTTGTAGGAGCAGCCATCGCCCACTGCGGAGTTAGGCTCCTTGGAAAATTAAACCAGAGACCCTGGCTCTGCTGTCCCGAGGGTGCACTGGGGCTGAGCACCAGCCCCTTGGCGTCGTCGGGATCAGCCACGCTCCGGGCAGCACTTCACCAGGTGGGAGCTCTGTATACGGTGTCTTACGGTGATAGCTATGAGTTTGGGGGGGTCACGAGgcaaaggaggaggggggatgCTGTGGCTGCGGACAGCTGTTCCCACGGactgctgcaggctctgctccGGGCTGTGGGCTCGCTCCGCTTGCAGCCTGGCAACTAGCTGAGCATCCCTCCAAAGCAAGAGGCATCCATGACCTGCCTTTACATTAAAGAGAGAGAAGCTGCAGCATCAACAAACAGACAAAAGCgtaaatatttctgcagagagcagtgctTTAAAATAACCAGGGGGTGGGGGCCAGCTAGAGAGCTTACTGACAGCAGCGGTCCTTAGTTGTCCTATTGCTTCTTCCCGCTCCAGGCCTCACCCAGCTCCCAGGATAAATCAGTGGCTATTTAAATTAGAAAGTGTCTGGAGAAGGGGGGAAAGTTCGGGGAGGAGAGGGCGAGCTCCCCGCTTGCACTGGAGGCTTTCGGACTCGGGCAGCATGGGGGCCAGTGCGGCACGGTACTGGCCATGGTGGGGTGGCCTCGCAGCGTGGGCCGGTGCCAGCTGTGTGCGGCGAGGCAGCAGCCGCATCCTGCTCCAGATGCTCTCAGGGCACCGCGTGCGCCTGGCGGAACGCGTGAAACGTGTGAAACTGTCAGTAGCACTGAGATGGGAGGTCTGGGAAGAGTCAAGTGCAACGAAGGTGCAGACACAGACGCCTTCCGATGGGCTCCAAGGACTTTccacctcccccccaccccccccgttAAATTTTCCAACCATCTGCACTGTCTCCCCTGAGACAAACTGCATCCTTCTTTAAATGTGACCTTTTCTTTGcccacatattaaaaaaaaaaaagcagcaaattgtGTTCATTTGCTTCAGAACTAGAACTGTGTGCTGATTTGCAGACCAGAAagtctcttttgtttttccccctgTAACAGAGGCGGGCTGGGCTGCCTTCGTAGCACTGCCCCCAGCACTGTGACATGTGGCACCCTGGTACCAGCTCTGTACCTGATTGCACTTCCACTAgacctttgcattttttccacagCTCGGATACAGTACTTGGTTGTGAACACTTAAGCACGTGCACGCTCAGCGTAGCTTGCCTTtgctctgtaatttttttccattttttttttttagaaaaaagctttgttattcttctcttttaaaataatttaaaacctgTATAGTATTCAACGCACgcaatgtaaatatttattactcAAAAATTAGTGGAGGGTTCTCTTTTGTGACTAAgttgtggttttgatttttaaattttgctctAACACAGATGTCCGtgggctgggagaggagtgCCCACcgtgcccagcccagcccacctACCCCGataaactgttttgtttggttttgatgaCTGTTATAAATATCTTTTCAAACCTTTTCTGCTGACCTACACGTTTAGTTTTGAAGATATCTGTCCAAAGATTGTGTACAGTCTGTTTGAGAATTGTAACCTTACTGCACTATAAACttggggttggttgttttttttcatgcagagaACTCGGTAATCTTGTATTTGATAGTGACATTAACACCGCGCACATGCAAGCTGTTACCTGTTACACGGGGCAGCAGTAACTACTCAGTGAGAGTGCACACAGCCCTCTGCAGAGTAGCTTAGGGCTGGGGTCTGGGAGGCACCGGTGTAACGCTGGAACTCACTTGTGCAGCCCAGCCCATCCGAGATGCTCTCGGACTTTACCAGGGACTGACGGCCCCCGTGGTACAGCCACGCATCCTCCGGCAGCATGGAAGCGCACCGTAACGTACAGGATATAACTTCAACCATAACTTTCAGCACAACGTAGTTACTACTGAGTTGAACTTAGGTGATCCTGCAGTACAAACCCCTTCTTGCAAGAGGAGCCGACGtactgctgcaggagcagggagctcCAGGCTGGAACCAACGCAGGAGTCAGCCCCAGCGGTTCGCCCTGCCTCAGCCTGAGACTACTAAAAGAAACCGAGGGTGTGGGATTTACTAGCAGAAACCTGATGAGTCAGACAAGTTGGTACTAACTGAACTAAGCCAGCTGGCCACGAACTCATGAATCATGGGTGCAATGACTATTGCTTTCTTCATGCTTTCGTCACACACCGCCTGTGTGCAGGACTGACAAGAGCACTCACTCCTAGAGACAGCAGAGGATGTTGCAAAACACTAAAGACTATGGTAAGTAGAAAGCAGCCTTTGACCTGTGTCCACCCTCCTGGAACCTGGAGTTCTGGATGACCTGAGGTTTTACAGAACCATTGATTGGAAAGGATGAAGGTTcggggagagagaaggaagttCTGCAAGGCTGTGGGTGGTGTCCGAAGTGGCCGTACAGGTAATAACAGTCAGTTTTCCTCCACCATCCTAATGAGAGCAGAAGGCTTGGCCTTAGCTTTAACCGACAACTGACCTGTAGCTGAAAGGGGCTCGTTCGGGATGCAAACCACGCACACACCGCTCCCTACCACTCGTCCTCTGGAAGTGACCCAAAGGAATTGTGAGCAACGAGGACGCAAGAGTCACTTCCCAGTTCCTGCGACGATGCAACGCAGTGGCCAGCCCCCCGCCTGTGACCGGTGACGTGGCCAAGTGACAAAGTGGCGGCGGAGCAGGGTCAGGGGTACCGGGgcagcactgggatgctgaAATCCCTGCGGCTCAGCCCCAGGAGCAATCCcagtgtggggggggggggggaggaggaggaagcaccGTTGTCCTCAAGCCCTGTCCATCCGTAGGGCGGAACGGCCTCTTTTAATTGCCATTTTCCATAGAAATTAGTCCAGGAAATTAAGTCTCACACAagatttttcccctctgcaaagGGGAATGGGTGTTGGAGGCTCCTGTTTCTCAGTTCGTGCGagttcctccctccttcccttctccctcccacttgtttatttcagtgcttttttaaaagccactCTTCCCAATCAACTGCTCACGGTAATAGAAATGTCACTTTTTCTCACAGTATTTATTCCTTACAAAATCTTGTGTGACATGCTAGGTTCCCATGGATGTAGCTGATCATTTTTATCTTGTAAATATAATTACCTAACTTTACATTAACTATATCATAATAAACTATTTTTGCACCACCCTTTGCACACTGTGTAGTGAGGTGTTTCATTGAAAAAAAGACACTACAgaaaggatgcagcagaggccaGAGCCTGGAAATGAGTgagctgtttgcttttgtagTCGCACTCCACAAGGAAAATGCAACAGGTAGCATTTTAATAGCAGTAACATGTTTACAGTAGTGTAAATCTAATGCTTCTGAACAGCATTTACTAAAGACTGACCTTTCTCAGCTTCTTCCATAGTTGCTCCACCGCAGGTAACAGTTAATGCTTTTCCCCCAGACCCAGCGCAGAACAGCCCAGCAGTCTGTTGATGTTACTCCGTGTATCCTAAATAACACCTAAGgctttaagtaatttttaacgATTTGGAACAACCAACCCCCAAGGACTGCCTGGAGTGCAAAACCGGGATGACGCTGagcttttctgtggaaatagTTTATTTAGTAGTGCCAATCGCAGCACTACTGTATCGAGCAAACCTGATAACAAAAACATCAAgaccttttttcattttgcgAGCTTTTGAGACACTGTATATTCAGGATAAAGTAATTCTTACACAGATGCTATTTAGTTTGAAATTCTTAAGCTTACACCCATCTTTGTTCCACCCTGACCTGTAGGGACACATTCACTTGCTGTCCCCAACCCGCTGCCCAGCACAGGCGGGCAAAGTCACCAAACCAGAGGACAGGGTGTCCCACCACCTGAATACACCAGGGTTTCCTTCTACCACTCGGCTGTGACATTGGGGACCCAACTGCTGCTGCGTCTGCTCTGAAGACAAGCCCAACTGATCCCCAGAACAGTTTTGTTCCTTTCCGGACTCCCTATGCCTGCTTGCTGGAACACGAGCTGTCAGGATCTGTTCTCATGCTTTTACACTGGAGCTCTGCTAATCTCAAGCCAAAGGAAATGCGTACACAGTCAAAACATACTTGTTTTTTGCCTTCCTACTTTCCAGAAATTTCCAGAAATTTCCTtttacaaacttttaaaaacaaaaaatcaacaATTAATGCCAACATAAGAAACATAAGGCGCTTAACCTCCCTGTACAGACTCTGGCTTTGCTGTAGCCCTCCTGACTCTTCCTTTGGCTGTGGAGGTGGAAGAGCCACTGGGCCTGCAGGATCCCAAAGTGGGAAACATCCATTTCACCGCTGAAACGTGCCCAGCACTGATATGGACGTACACACCTGTGCCGGGGCGCAGCGGGGAGCCTGCCCAGGGTTTCAAGCCCTACGAACGCAGTTGTATCGCAACTATCCTCACAAAACAAGTCGCCAGGCAGCTGGGTCATTCCTCTAGCATGGGAATAACCCGCAGGAAGGCCCCTGGGGCACTGCAGGGCACGGGACACCCCTCCTGGGGGGAGCTCGCCGAAATCGGGGCTGATACAACAGCACCGACACACAGAACACCGTGAACGCTGACGGCTGAGGCAgggctgccaccagccccctgAGGCGGCTCCATCACTTATgaccttggggaaaaaaggtgtaGTTGGCGGGGTTGTACTCTTCCCAAATCCTCTCAAACTCGTCCAGAAAAGCCGTCACGTACTCGGCGTCGTCGGTGACCAGCACGTTCTCCCGGTTGTTCTGGATAGCCTGGGTGGTCCAGTTGAGGGAGCCCGTGATGAGCAGCCGCCCGTCCACCACGGCGAACTTGTGGTGCATGTAGCCGCTCTCCTGGTCGTGGCGCACCGGGATCCCTGCAAGGAGACAGGGCGCTCAGCACCGGCCGTGCCCGGCGCCGGCCCAGCCCCGGGTGCCGCCTCACCGTCGAGGCGCAGCCGCCCGATCTGCGAGCCCTGCAGCGCCATGTACTGCGCGTCGGTGAGGACGCGGACCCGCACGCCGCGGCGGTGCAGCAGCCGCACGGCGCGGCCCAGCTGCGGGCTGGAGAAGGCGAAGAGGCAGAGGTCGAGCGAGCGGCGGGCCGAGAGCAGGTGCCGCAGCAGGCGGCCCAGCGAGCTCTCGCCGTGCGGCAGCGGGCAGGGGCACGGCCGGGGCGCCGCGCCGGGCGCCTCCGCCTGGGCCAGCAGGGCCTCGGTGCAGCGCAGCGGCGAGGGGAAGAACAGCAcctcccgccgcgcccgccgccgcgccgccagcgcccgccccagccccagcgccagcgcggccgcccccgccgccagcGCCAGGCCCAGCGccagcgccgcccgcccgcccgccgcccacATGCCGGCGCCtgcgcggggccgccgccgggaCGCGCCCCtcggggggccgggcccgcccaCGGGGTCGGGgcgcgccgcggcggggcgggccgggggcggtgGGCGGCCTCTCCCGgccctccccggccccccccccgacccctcgccccccccctCACAACCCCCCGCGGCACTGCCGGGCCCCGGCACACGGAAAGCCCCGGCCCCATCAGCCGGTCCCCGAGGAGCATCGCGCGAAGGGCGGGGAACGGTGCCCACGGACCGGCCGGTTCGTTAATTCGTTAATTAACTTGCGCACATGCCAGCTGCCGATGGCGGCAGGAGCGCCCGCGGCATCGGCGCCAGCTGCGGGACCTGGCCCGGCCCACCCTCCGGTAGCCCCCGGGCCGGCTGCCCCGACGGGCGGCACACGGGTCGGAGGCCACGCAGGAGCCCGGGGGGCGCAGCCTCAGCAGCTCCCCCCTGCTGGCTTTCCCGGGGGCAGCCGGTAAGCGGCAAGGCCACGGTTTCCCACGGTGGTCACCCCACACCGGGCTGCCTGTGCCACAGCCCCGTTCCAGACCAGGCCAGGGACCAGCCAGCCCCGTGCACAACTCACCCGCTGCCACGAGCACCAGGAAGAAGATGGTAAAGCCTCAGGCTTGACCTCGGGACCACTTTTTGTCTGTTTCGGAGGAAACCACACAGAAACGCCGGCGTTGCAAACGGGCGCTTACACACAACCACAGGTTAGAGACCAGATGTTCAGGCTGGGTCTCGTGGGAGAGCTGTTCTTTAAAGGATTAAAACACTTCAGCGACGGAGAAGGTCTAAATGCCAAACAACATTTTGCCTGTTGCGGTGCACAGCTCTGAAGAGGGCCAGAACAGCTTTCAGGTACAAAACCAGAGTAGTAGCTCACCTAAGAGGCAGGCACAGGAGCGAGCAGCAACCCAGCACCGGCAACGCTGATTTCCTCACCCCTGCTTTTGTAATTACTTCTGTCGCTTTTATCCCACTGCTAGTGGGCTCCGTTTTTCCCTCACGTAGGAAGCAAGACACATACCTGATCTGAAGCTTCCTTTAGAGCCTGAGCACCTCTTTTGTTTCCCGTTTCCTTACTGACCATTGGGAAATGCCTTTTTGCAAACCCTGAACAGAGTAATGCCTTTTTCCAAGCATAACATCCTGCAGTTGTTTTATGTCCAGTCAAGCATTTTCAATTAATATCAATTAATAATGAATCTGAGCATCTCTTGCTCCATATGTACAAGAAACTAACATATAAAGTTAAGAGGAAAAGGTCTATTAAGTTCTGTAAATTAGATCTCTGCTAAGATGCAGGAGTTACCGTGGATCGGCTGTTGTTTCCCCCACCacaacacacatacacacactgaAAATCAACACAAAACTAGGCTTTGTCCGTCTTACAAAAATAGCTCTTAATGAGATTTAATGCCTGtctccattttacagatgtTCCAGACAAAAATCAACctgcatattttatatataagaACAGAACTTGTGACAAGTTGGAACATCCCCTCTGAGCTCGAGTCTTGTTTGGATGAGTGTAGAAGGTCACCTGGGTAAAACCTGCCTCTAGCTTGTTAAAAACATCTACGGTAATGTCAAGTTTTCCCAAAAATGATCCAGAAAAAAGACTTCACAACAAAAACAGTAATTCCTTACAATACAGATAAGGAATATCTGTTTaggtaattaaaaaatgcaccAATGTTTCCATGAACTATTAAGCAAAAATGGCTACTATAGAGTTATATAAGAAGGGAGCACCTACAGGTTGGATCTTCTCTGCTTAACTTAATTAAGGAAGCTAGAAAACTATTTCCGAAGACAGAAGAACACCAGCAACCTTATCCTGGTGAGGTTATCTTCACTACCTGGAAGTTTCGCAACCACAGGCAAAACAAGGCAAGTATTTTACCATCTGGACAGGCGAGCAAGCTGCATTTTGAGAGTTCTTACATTAAAATTCTCCCTCCCAGACAAGATTTCCAAAGCAAATGCTGAAAACCGTCTCAAGTtaagatataaataaataaagtggAGTTACAGGACTCCAATAGGATATCCTGACTTATGCTACAGCAGAAAATAGTCTCTTCTTAAATCCGAGCTTAAAGtggtttgaaataatttatgtgATCCATACCCTGTGACACGTCACTTATTTTTGGTTCTCGTTCTCTCAGGCATTTAGGAGATCTATGTGGGATTCGGAGAGATTAACTATATCCACTCCCAAGAGTTCTGGATGTTGTCACAGGTATCAGAGTCTTGCcaattacatttaaaactgaGGTCTACTGCCACACCATAATGCTTAACGAGGACAGTACAGgattttaattaa
This genomic window contains:
- the PLD6 gene encoding mitochondrial cardiolipin hydrolase, coding for MWAAGGRAALALGLALAAGAAALALGLGRALAARRRARREVLFFPSPLRCTEALLAQAEAPGAAPRPCPCPLPHGESSLGRLLRHLLSARRSLDLCLFAFSSPQLGRAVRLLHRRGVRVRVLTDAQYMALQGSQIGRLRLDGIPVRHDQESGYMHHKFAVVDGRLLITGSLNWTTQAIQNNRENVLVTDDAEYVTAFLDEFERIWEEYNPANYTFFPQGHK